The following is a genomic window from Rhodoligotrophos defluvii.
CGGCTGCGCGCCGTGGCCGAGGGCGAGAAGGGCCAGACGGCGGAGGCGGTGGCCGATCCCACCTTCGCCCGCCACATCGCCGAATATACGCAGATGGTGGCGGAGCAGGGCGCGGATGCCATGCAAGCCATCGGTGGCATCCTGGCCGAGACCGGCCGCATCTTCGCCGGTTCAACCCGAGCGAATTTCAGCCGGCTGTGGAACGTCATCGGCAATGTCGCCCTGGTGGGACTGGCCCTCGTGGGCGCCTTCATGGTCGTTCGGATCATCACCGGGCACCTCACCTCCGGCATTGCCGCACGCGCCCCGGCGCGCGGGTGGCTTGGTCGAACCATGCTGCTGATCGCGGCGATCCTGATCGAGAGCCTCGGCGTGATCGTTGCCTGGGCCGCGGGCTACGTGGTCGCCCTCAACGTGGTCGGCGGCACCGGCCGCATGGGGATCAACCAGAGCCTGCTGCTTAACGCCTTCCTCGCCGTCGAGCTCGTCAAGGTTCTCCTGCGGGCCCTGCTGGAGCCGGACCGCCCCGCTTTGCGCCTGGCACCCTTGAGCGATACCACGGCCACATATTGGTATTTCTGGGCGAGCCGCATCGTCTCCATGCTGGGCTACACCTTCATGTTCGTGGCGCCCATCATCGCCGCCAGCGTTTCCTTTGCCGCCGCGCAGGCCATACGAATTCTCGTCGTGCTCACGATCATCATCATGGCGGTGATCATCGTGCTGCAGAACCGTGACCGGGTCCGCGCGGTGCTCTCCCAGCGCGCCGCCGCTGGCCGCGACGACGTCCTTTCGCGCAGCCTTGCCTTCCTCGGCCGCTACTGGCACATCCTCGCCATCGTCTATCTGGTGGGGCTCTTCCTGGCCTGGCTCGCCAACCCGGACGAGGCGCTGCCCTATATCGTCGGGGCAACGGCCGAAAGCGTGGTTGCCGCCGCAGTCGGCGCCGTGGTCATCACCTTCATCGCCCGCTTCGTATCGGTGGGCATGCGGCTTCCGCCCGAGGTGAAGGAGCGCCTCCCGTTGCTGGAGCGGCGGCTGAATGCGTTCGTGCCCCGGACCCTTCAGGTCGTGCGCACCATCGTGCTCGTGGCGGTGCTCATCGCCATCGCCCAGGCGTGGGGGCTTATCGACTTCATCGGCTGGGTCGCCAGCGACGTGGGGCGACGCGTCACCGGCTCGGTGATATCGGCAGCGCTCATCGTGCTGGTCGGCTTTGCGATCTATCTCGCCGTCTCGTCCTGGGTCGAATATCGGCTCAACCCGAACTACGGCACCGTTCCAACCGCGCGCGAGCGAACCTTGCTCGCCTTGTTCCGCAACGCCTTCACCATCGCGCTTTGCGTGCTCGTGCTCATGCTGGCCCTCGCGCAGCTCGGCGTGAACATCGCGCCGCTGCTCGCCGGTGCCGGCGTGCTCGGCCTCGCCATCGGCTTCGGCGCCCAGAAGCTCGTGCAGGACATCATCACCGGCGTGTTCATTCAGTTCGAGAACGCGATGAACGAAGGGGACGTCGTGACGGTCGGCAACTTCTCGGGGGTGGTGGAGCGGCTCACGATCCGTTCCGTGTCGATCCGCTCCCTGGACGGCACGCTGCACCTCGTTCCGTTCTCCTCAGTCGATTCCGTTTCCAACATGACGAAGGGCTTCTCCTATCACATCGCCGAGATCGGCGTCGCCTATCGGGAGGACATCGCGGAGGTCAAAGAGGCGATGCAGGACGCGTTCGACCAGCTGCTCGAGACGGAGCACAAGGACCATATCATCGGTCCGCTCGAGATGCATGGCGTCACGGCGTTCGGCGACAGCGCGGTGATGGTGAGGGCCAGGATCAAGACCATGCCCGGGCAGCACTGGGCTATCGGCCGTACCTATAACGAGTTGATCAAGCAGATCTTCGATGCGCGCGGCATCGAGATTCCGTTCCCGCATATCACGCTGTACATGGGCGAAGACAAGCAGGGCAAGGCCCCGCCGCTGAATGTGAAGGAACTGCCCCGGCCGTCGTCAGATCAGGGCCGTGCTGCTGGTCGCGGCCAACTCGGCGATGTCGCCGAGCAAACGGGCGGGACACAAGGCGTTCGCATGAAGCGGCGCAGCGAGTAAGGTGATAAGCGGTCGGCCGGCATACAGGCCGAGGCCCTATGGGCCAATACCTCATGGGGAGGGGAGAGCGAGATGGCAAAGGGCTTCTTTGGCGAACCGTTCTTCATGGATGGTGAAGCGGGCCTGCAGAGTCCATTTGGCGACCTCAGACGCTATCAGGCAGAGAAGCCGGTCTATTACCATCCGCCGCTGCAGCAGTGGTTCGTCTTCGCCTATGACGACGTGGCGGCGCTGTTCAGGGATGCTCGCTTGAGCTCCGAACGGATGAAGGGCTTCGTCGACCAAGCGCCTGAGGCGGTGCGGGAGGCGCTTCGGGACATTGCGCCGATGTTCCGGTCCTGGGTGCTGATGAGCGATGAACCCCAGCACATGCGCCTACGGCATCTCATCAATCTCGGTTTCAACGCGTCCGCCATCGAAGCGCTGCGTCCGACGATCGAAAGATCAACGGACGAGCTTCTCGGGGCGATGCGCGGAGGCCGGTCCTTCGACGTTTGCGGCGAGTTCGCGTTCCTGCTTCCGGCTTACGTGCTTTCCGATTTTCTGGGCGTGCCTCCGAAGGACCGGGATCTCATTGTGCAATGGTCGGTCGATTTCATCGACTTCTTCAACATCTTTCCGATCACGGTCGACAGCGCCACCCGGATGGTGAACAGCGCGCGGGCGATGGAGGCGTATACGCTCGATCTGCTGGCCGCGCGGAGGCGCCATCCCCGAGACGACTTTCTCGGCACCCTGAGCAGTTATGTCGGCACGCCGGATGGACCGACCAACGAGGAGATCGTGGGCAATTCGATGCTGCTTCTGCTTGCCGGCCACGTGGCGGTGCGGAATCTCATCGGCAATGTCGTCTATCTCTTGGCTACATGGCCGCAGGAAAGAGCGCGGCTTGACGCCGATCCGAACCTGCTCAACAGCGCAATCGAGGAAACGCTGCGGTTCGAGCCGCCCATCACTTTGATTCCGCGGATCGCGCGGGAGCCGGTCGAGGTTGGAAACGAGACCATTCCCGCAGGCGCCGTCGTGCAGTTGAGCATTGCCGCCGCCAATAGGGACCCGGCGCATTTTCCGGATCCCGACCGGTTCGACATTGCGCGCAACCCCAAACGCATCCTCAGCTTCGGGCATGGGCCCCATGGATGTGCCGGCGTGCATCTCGCCCGCCTGCAAACCCAGATTGCCGTAGGCGCACTGCTGGCCCGCTTTCCCCGCTTCAAGCTGGACGAGGAGCAGCCGATCACCTGGTACCGGACGGCCGCCAATAGGGGACCCATCAATCTCCCGATCGTCGCGTGAGGATCCGCGCCGAATGCGCTTCGGGTCCTTCTATCGCTGAAGGAAGTCGACCAGCAGGCGCGTGACCTCCTCCGGTGCATCCTCCATGAGGAAGTGGCCGCCGCCTTCAACGAGGTGGACATCGGCGTTCCGGATGTAGCGCTGCAGCCGGGCCGCCTGATCCACCGGAATCCAGGTGTCCTCAGTTCCCCAGATGATGCGGACGGGGACGTCCGTGGGCCCCAGCGCCGCCTCCAGCCTGGCAATGTGCTCATCGGCAATCTGAGCCACGCGGTTGTACCACATGGCCTGCCCCTTCTCGCCTCGCCATGGCTTCATGTAGGCTTCGAATGCCTCTTCGCTCAGCGGCCGGTGGGTGGTCGAGCGAATGCGCGCCGTCGCGATCAGCTCGTAGAGCGCGTAGGGCATGGTGCGATAGGCTTCGATGTATTTCTGCGCATGCTTCGTCGCCGCCGTCACGCAGGGTAGCATCATTGCCGCGCTGATCAGCGCCATTCTGTCGAAGCGGCAACCCTCGAAGTAATAGGCGGACATACCATAGGTATTGCCGATATCGTGAAAGATGCCGGCGGGGCGCTCCAGCTTCCAGTGCTCGAGCAGGCTGCGCAGAACCCTGCTCTGCATGGGATCGCTGACATCCATCCCCTCGCGCTGCTCCGACGCGCCTTGGCCGGGCAGATCGTAGACGTGGACCCGATGCGTTTGCGCCAGGGTTGGCACGATATTGCGCCAGATATAGGAGTTGCCTGGAAAGCCGTGGACCAGAACGACGGGTTTGCCCTCGCCGAACACCTCATAGGCGATCTCGACCCCCTCGACCGTAACGCGACGATTCAGTTGCCAAGCGGATGCCATGTCTTCGCCCTGTCCATGTAACCGTCAAACGATCTTAAGATGGGTACATGCTTGAAATGTAACTCGTCAAGCCAATTTTGGTGGTACTGAGATCGCGAGATGACAGAGACCGCCTTCAATTCCCTGGAGCCGTCCGGCCGGCTTTGCCTGGACTTCATCAACACGGTGCATTGGCGTGAAGCCGCGCAGCCCGTGGAACGGCTGGGCTGTTTCGCCGATCTGGTTGAATGGGCGCGGCAGATGGAGTTGTTGAGCCCTTCGGCGGCTCGCGAGGCTCTCGAACGCGCCAGGACATTGCCAGATCAGGATCGCGGGACGTTGAGGCACGCGATGAGCTTTCGCGAGACGCTCTATCGCATCTTCATCGCGACAATCCGAGGACAGGCGCCGGAGCCTGCCGATCTCGAGGTCCTGACGCGAATGGCCGGCCAAGCCGCCATCGCCAGTGTGCTTGTCCCGCACGGCAGCCATTTCGTTCTGCGACGGCCTGATGCGGACGCCGATCTCGATTCCATGCTCGCCACGATCGCGGTTTCGGCCATGGAGCTGCTCACCTCGCCGGATCTGCGCCGCGTCCGCCAGTGCGCCGACGATCGGGGCTGCGGCCTGCTGTTCTTCGACTCCAGCAAGAACCAAACGCGGCGCTGGTGCTCCATGGGGATTTGCGGCAACCGTGCGAAGCGTCGCCGCAATTATCACCGGCATCGGCGGTGAACACATTGCTCCCGCGGCGCGCCCCAATTTTGGTCACAGAGATAGCCAATGACCGACGGATTGGCGCCATGGACAATGCTTGCCTGGCAGACGGCTCCTCCAAATCAGATGAAAGGGATTTATGGTGACTGACCTGACCTCGACACCAAGCCTCAATGAGGGCCATCCTGACGGCAGTCCTCTGGAAGACCACACAGCTGATCAATCTTCTGCATCCAAGCCGGTGGTCTTCTCGAACTGGGATGAAGACCCGAACCAATGCATTGAAGTGCAGGTGATGAGGGACGATTTTCAGTTGGAAGGCCTGTACTTTATCGGGAGCGATCAGTTCAGCGGCCGGGCTGGCGAGGTGCAAGTGACGCAAGAGGGCAACGGCCTCCAGCGCATTGCCATCGATCTTGATGGTGGTGGCCCGTCGGACGAGGGGCAGGAGGTCGAATTCTATATCGAGACAGCGCGACCTGTGGACGAGAGCATGGTCAAGCTCGTGCAACAGGATTCCTTTTCCACGCTGTAATCTTCAGAGCCGGTCGCGGGCCAGCAGGCGCGATCTCACCAGCGTGCCAGACGGTTCGCGGCGGCAGCTCCGAGGAAAGCGAGGCCGGCGATTGCAATCGTGTACCAAGCCGCAAGAAAGAGCGGGGAATCGTCGGGACAATGGGCGGCGTAAAAGGCTGCCGCCAGACCACCCGCGGCCAGCCCGGCGGCAGCGCCGGCCAGCGCCGGTCGCGTCGGCGCGCCATGGCGCAGCACGAACATGAAGACGGCGAGCGGCCCGATGCCGATCAGGGGAACGTAGACAAGGCACACCCTGCTGTTCGTCCCGATCATGGCAGCCTGCCAAGCCTCCGGCGGCAGAACGATCAGCTCCGCCATCACAGCCCCTGCCAAAAGGGCGGGTGCGGCCGCAAGATAGGGCAGCACCCGGCGCCAAGGCTCGCCCGGTTGCGAAAGCATCCGCACGAAGGCGAAGGCCGTTGCCGCCAGCGTGCCGGTCACCACAAGCTTGAAGAGGAAACGCACCGTGCCCAGGGCAATGGCGATGTCCGGGCGGGGACCGAGCGTTGCAAGGAACACACCGGCTGCGATGGCGGCCGCAATCGCTGCGCCTCCCCACCAGGTGGCCGAAAACGAAACCGCACGGGGCCGTGCGTTCGTCGCGAGTGTCTGGATGAGCTCGTTGGTGTCCATATCAGCTCCGTCCGAAACGCCTGGCGATTGCAGCCAGGCCGCGATGCAGCGCAACCCTTACTGCCGCCTCACTCATGCCGAAACGTCGAGCGGTCTCGCCGATCGAGTGGCCATCCACGGAAACTGCCGCCACGACCGAGCGCTGGCCCGGCGCCAGATGGTCGAGTGCGCGGTCGATTTCCCACGGTCGGGCAGCTTCCGCGACGGGTTCTGCCACGCTTTCGGCGATCTCGTCGATGCCGATCTCCACGTGACGCCCGCGGCGGCGAAGGGCATCAACGATCTTGTAGCGCACGATCGCAAAGAGCCACGGGGTCACGGGCGCGTCCTCGCGCCAGGTATGCCGCTTCAGGTGGATCGCCAGAAGGGTTTCCTGCACGATATCCTCCGGATCGATCTGCCCTCGCCCGACTTTTCGCCTCGCGAGGCCGCGTGCCAACCGGGCGGCGTGGCGAAGAAAATCCTCGTATGCCCTTTCGTCGCCAGCGATCGCTGCACGCAGGAGCCGGGAAAGCTCGTCTTCGCTCCTGCGGTCCATGAGCGTCTTCCTCCCACTACGCTCTTGCGCTGTCTTTTGTTACGCCGCCGCGGAAATTTCTGCCAAGGCAAGGGCCAGGCGATCACGAAATCGTGTGCACCAATGGATGTAACGGTCGGCCTCTCGCGATCGAACTCCTCGATGCGTGCCGAGACAAGGCGGGCACGCCCTGGCGAACCCAAGAGAGGAGATATGGCTATGAGATCGACCGTCAGCTCGGCCGCACTGGCCGGCGCCGTCGCGATGGCGCTGACGTCCCTGGCTGCGGCCGCGCCGCTCAGCGAGGCGCAAGTGAAGGCGGCCATGGATGCCGGCAAAGAGAAATGCTACGGCGTCGCGCTCAAGGGCCAGAACGACTGCGCCGCGGGGCCCGGCACGACCTGCCAAGGCACCTCCACCGTCGATTATCAGGGCAATGCCTGGAAATTCGTGGATGGCGGCACCTGCGCCACGATGCAGCTGCCCGGCGGCCGCACCGGCTCTCTCGAGCCTTTGGACCGCGATCGTCCGATGTGACGAACGTCCGGAAAGCGGGAGAACGCCATGAGCGAATTGGCATGTCCGGACCCCGGCGCAACCGCGGTGACCCGCTTTCCGGGCTATTCGGCCGCCGGGCTGGCCGGCACCAGCTTCAAGCCCGAGCATTTGCCGGCCATTCTGGCCGAAGGCAGGCAGCGCGGTTTCTTTGAAGTTCATGCAGAAAACTATATGGGCGCCGGCGGGCCGCCACATGCGGCGCTCGCCCGCATCCGGCGCGACCATCCGGTATCGCTGCACGGGGTGTGCATGTCGCTGGGCGGCCCGCAGCCGCTCGACAAGGCGCACCTTTCCCGGTTCAAGGCGCTGATCGAGCGCTATGAGCCGGCACTGGTGTCCGAGCACCTCGCCTGGTCGACCCATTCAAGCACCTATTTCAACGATCTGCTGCCTCTTCCCTACACCGAGGCGACGCTGGCCCGGGTCGCCGAGCATATCGAGGAGATGCAGGAGGCGATCGGCCGCGCAATTCTGCTGGAGAACCCCTCGACCTACGTTCTCTTCCGGGAATCGACGATGGGAGAGACGGAGTTCATCCGCCGGCTGGTGCGGCGCACAGGCTGTGGGCTTCTGCTGGACGTCAACAACGTCTTCGTCTCGGCCACCAATCACGGCTATTCGGCTCTTGCCTACCTCGCCGACTTTCCGCTGGAGCATGTGGGCGAAATCCACCTCGCCGGCCATGCCCAGCAGGAAGATGACGAGGGCGATCTGCTGCTCATCGACAGCCATGACGGACCGGTGGCCGATGCCGTGTGGAAGCTGTTCGAGATCGTCATCGGCAGATGCGGGCCGATCCCGACATTGATCGAATGGGACAGCGCCGTTCCAGACTGGGCCGTGCTCAAGGCCGAAGCCGCTGCCGCACAAGCCATTCTCGATCGCCACGCGGCGCGCAACACCTCGGAGGCAGCCCATGCCGCCGCGTGAGATCGATTTTGGCGAGACTGGCGATGCACCGGGCTACGCAGAGGCGTTCGCCGGTGGATTGCTCGATCCGATGCGCCCTCCGCCGGACAGGATTTGCGGGCCGCACGGCAAGGCGGTGGCGAAGCGGTATGCGGTCTATCGAAACAACGTCACGGTCAGCCTGATCGAGGCGCTGGCGGCTGTTTTTCCGGCGACACGGCGGATTACCGGCGCCGACTTCTTTCGCGCCATGGCGCGCGCCCATGTGCGGGAAACGCCGCCGAGCTCACCGCTTCTCTGGGAATATGGCCACGCTTTTCCGGATTTCATTGCCCGCTACGAGCATGCACGCCCGATGCGATGGCTGGCGGATGTGGCGCGGCTCGAGCGGGCGTGGCTCGACGCCTATCACGCCGCCGATGCGGCGCCGCTCACAGCGCAGTCGCTGGCCGCAATCCCGCCAGAACAGCTCGCCGGGACGCGCTTCACCCCGCATCCGGCGACCCGTGTGGTGCGCTCTTCCTTTCCCGCTGTCAGCATCTTCGCGGCGAACCGAAGCGACGGCCCCGTGGGTCGGATCGAAGCTGCGGAGCCCGAGGACGGGCTCGTCACGCGGCTTGGCCTGGAGGTGGCCGTGCGGCAGCTGCCACCCGGTGGGGCCTCCTTTCTCTGCCGCCTCATGGCCGGTCATCCACTCGGTGATGCGGCAGCGCAAGCTTTCGCCGAAAGCGTCCAATTCGATCTTGCCGCAAATATCGCTGGGGTGCTGGAGGCGGGGGCCTTCACGGCGGCGCACTGGGGGGCCGAATAATGGAACCCAAACTGGCCGCGGAAAGCACCGGACAGCGCGGCATCGCCGCACTTGCCGAGCGGGCGACCGGCGCTCTTCGCACCATCGCCCCGCCTTGGCTCACGCAGTTCGTGCTCAGATGCGCGCTTGCCGTTCCCTTCTGGCGGTCCGGCGTCAACAAATGGGACGGCTTCCTGCAGCTGAACGACGTTGCCGTGCTGCTTTTCACTTCGGAGCTCAAGCTGCATCTGCCAGGCGGTCCCTATGCCTTTCCCGCACCGGGCGTGATGGCGTTCGCCGCCGGTTCCGCCGAGATTGTCTTGCCCATTCTGCTTCTATTGGGCCTGGCGACGCGTGCCGCGGCCTTCGGCCTCCTTCTGATGACGCTGATCATCCAACTCACGGTTCCCGATGGATGGCCGCTGCATCTCACCTGGGCGGCAATGGCGCTCGCCGTGATGGCATGGGGGCCGGGCTGGCTTTCGGTCGACCAATGGCTTCGCGGCCGTTTGGCCTGACGGTCCGTGCTGGATACGGAACACACCACAGGAACGAGCGTGTAGTTAAATTTGTTTACAGATGTATTAGACTAAGGCGATATAAATACAATTTCCTTACGAAATATTTCTTATGTCTTTAATGCCGAAATAACGGTTGCTTTAGCCACGCAACGCTCACCGTCTTGCTGCTCTCCCTGCTCGGTAATATCGTAAGCAACCTCATCGATTGCCGCCAATAAGCTCTGTGTTTGGCTTCTGCTACACTTGGTTGCAGGTAATGCTTCATGTCCATTCATGAGAACTGCCGTGCTATTGTTCAGCAAGTCAGGCAGATGATGGATCGCAAGATCTGGAGCGACAGGCATCTCGATGGATCGCTTCGAGCGAACTCGCGTGCAGCCCAATCAACAGATCGGCCTGAGGCTATGACATCCGAGACCTATGCGGCCATAACCAAACCCGACGCAGATGATGCAGACGAAGCCTCAGATCGGGACGAGATGCGCAGGCCCGACACTATCCGCGAAACCTTGATCCCGCTTCATGCGGAAGAGCTCTCGGTCTCGAAGGAGAAGGTCGAAACCGGCCGGGTGCATGTCGGCACGGTAACGCGCACCCACGAGGCGCTCGTCGACGAGGAGCTTGCGAGCGATCACGTCCAGATCGAGAGGGTCGCGGTCAACGAGCCCGTGGACGCCGTTCCGCCGGTCCGGCAGGAGGGCAACGTCACCATCGTGCCGGTGCTCGAAGAAGTCTTGGTCCTCGAGCGCCGCCTCATGCTGAAGGAGGAAATCCACATCCGCCGCGTTCACACGACGGAAAGGCATCGGGAGAGCGTGACGCTGCGCCGCCAGGAGGCGGTGATCTCGCGCAGCCCTGCAGAGCCCCCGCCGGAGTGAAACCTTTCCAGCAAGAACTACCAAACCAACACTACAGAGGAGTAGACAAATGGCTTACCAAACTATCGTCGCTGTGTTCGACACGGCCGATCAAGCCGATGCCGCGGTGAAGGCGCTGAAAGCAGCCGGCTTCGCCGATGCTGACATCAGCGTGTTCGATAAGACCAGGCTGACCAATAACGGCAAGGGCAGTCTGTCTGAGCCAGGCTTGTGGAACCGCATTTTCGGCGACGACATCTTCGAGCATGAGGCGACGGTCTACAAGCAAGCGATCGATCGCGGCGGCGCTGTTGTCTCGTTGCGGACGGTGGACAACGAAGTCGCCCACGCAACGGGCATTCTCGACCTGCACCGCCCGATCGACGTTCATGATCGCGCAATCACCAGCGGCATCGCGCCGGCTGCCTTCGTGGAGACCGCCGCCAAGACCGCTGCCGCGGCCCCCCTGCCAAGCGACCAGAAAGTTGCGGTGACGCCCAAGCTCGCCGACGCGCATAACGATGTGCTGCGGCTGGCGGAGGAGCAGCTTAATGTCGGCAAGCAGATGGTCGAGACCGGGCGGACACGGGTTCGCCGCTTCGTCACTGAACGTCCGGTCTCGGCGGATGTCACTCTGCACGAGGAGCACGCAGATGTCATCCGCAAGGCCGTTACCGACCCGACCTATGTCGGGGACATCGATTGGGCCGACAACACCATCGAGGTCGTCGAGACGGCCGAGCATGCTCTGGTGAACAAGACAGCGCGGATCGTCGAGGAGGTCTCGCTGAAGCTCACCGGCAGCGACCACGTGGAGACCGTTCACGACAAGGTTCGCCGCCAGCAGGTCGAGGTCGAACGGGTACCGGCGGGTGCGATGTCGCCTGCGGGAACGCAGACTTCGCCCATGGCCGCCAAGCCAATGTGACATCAAGATGTCCGGGGCCGAAGCGACTTTCGGCTCCGGACCCTTCCTGGCGCTGGCAGAGCGCCATCGCGCCTCATCCCGCAGAGCGACGCTAGCGCAAATCCTCATGTCGAAACTCAGCTCAACCCGAAGGGGAGCCGCGCCGCCGTCGGTCTCCCGATTGGCGATTCTGGTCGCGACATTCTGGCTGTTTCTGCCAGGTGTCGGCTTCTGTCAGGTGGCGGAGCAGCCCACATCGCCGTCGGCCACCGCTACTTTGACTGTCGGCACGAAAGAGGCGCCTCCCTTTGCCATGAAGACGCCCTCAGGCGAATGGGAGGGGATCAGCATCGACTTGTGGCGCCGCATCGCCGACGAGCTGGGCCTGAAATATCAGTTCAAAGAGGAAAGTCTTCCGGGCCTCCTCAAGGGATCCGCAGACGGCAGCCTCGATGCGGCGGTGGGCGCGCTCACGATTACCGCCGAGCGGGAGCAGAGGTTCGATTTTTCCCAGCCGTTCTACGAAACTGGCCTGAGCATCGCGGTCCACAAGGAACACATGAACTGGTGGTCCGTCATTCAGAGCATCTTTTCCAAGAACCTGCTCTTGGGTGTGCTGGGGCTGCTCGGCGTTCTGATGACGGTCGGCACGATCCTCTGGCTTCTCGAGCGGCGCAAGAACCATCATTTCGACGGTGGCCTCGCAGGCTTCTTCTCGGGCCTGTTATGGTCGGCAACCACCGCGGCCGGCCATCCGCATCACAAGGCGCCCAACACCATTGCCGGAGAGTTGCTGGCGATTGCTTGGATGCTCACCTCCGTGCTCCTGATCTCGACCTTCACGGCGCTGATCGCCTCGGCCTTGACGACCACCCAGCTGCGCGGAACCATCCACGGGGTCGATGATCTTCGCTCAGTCCGCGTTGGGACCGTGAATGGCTCCGAAGCGGGTGACTATCTGCATGGTCAACGGATAAACTTTCGTCCGTTTACCGATTTGAATTCGGGGCTGGCCGCGTTGAAGGACCGGCAGATCGATGCGTTCGTCTACGACCGTCCTTTGCTCGCTTGGCAGATCACCCGCAATTTCCCGGACTCGCTGCAACTTCTCCAGCCGGTGTTCGACAAACAGACATATGGCATCGCCATGCCGACCGGGAGCAAGCTTCGCGAGGCGATCGACCGGGTGATCCTCAGCGAGACGCGCAGTGACTGGTGGGAAAAGACCACGTTCCGCTATATCGGCGAGAGCCCCGGCCATCGCGCGGAGCCTCCAAGCGAGGTCGCCCTGTTCGGGCATCGCCATCACTAAATATCACGTGGTGCTGGGACGCAATTTTAGAACAATTCGGTTGTTTCTGAATTTTATACATCGTACAGCTCTTAAACTTTCTATACCACAGGTTTGCGATTGTATTTAATGAAAATTGCAACGTTCTCTGTGTTGCAAAATGACAAAACCAACATGATTGACCAGAAATGATCCGTCGCGTCTCAGAATGAGCGCTGGGATAGACTCGCGGCCGTCCAATTTTGAGCTGACGCCGTCAAGAAGATGTCCGGGCGACATCCAGCCTGGCGGGCCCATCCAATCCCCATTTCCGAAGGTTATACGGACGGTGATGCCGTTGCGGTCCGGGCATTTCCCGGTCTCAACGGCCATTGCGCAGGCCGGCCCGCGGTCGA
Proteins encoded in this region:
- a CDS encoding DNA-binding domain-containing protein, translating into MPPREIDFGETGDAPGYAEAFAGGLLDPMRPPPDRICGPHGKAVAKRYAVYRNNVTVSLIEALAAVFPATRRITGADFFRAMARAHVRETPPSSPLLWEYGHAFPDFIARYEHARPMRWLADVARLERAWLDAYHAADAAPLTAQSLAAIPPEQLAGTRFTPHPATRVVRSSFPAVSIFAANRSDGPVGRIEAAEPEDGLVTRLGLEVAVRQLPPGGASFLCRLMAGHPLGDAAAQAFAESVQFDLAANIAGVLEAGAFTAAHWGAE
- a CDS encoding DoxX family protein; the encoded protein is MEPKLAAESTGQRGIAALAERATGALRTIAPPWLTQFVLRCALAVPFWRSGVNKWDGFLQLNDVAVLLFTSELKLHLPGGPYAFPAPGVMAFAAGSAEIVLPILLLLGLATRAAAFGLLLMTLIIQLTVPDGWPLHLTWAAMALAVMAWGPGWLSVDQWLRGRLA
- a CDS encoding YsnF/AvaK domain-containing protein — protein: MTSETYAAITKPDADDADEASDRDEMRRPDTIRETLIPLHAEELSVSKEKVETGRVHVGTVTRTHEALVDEELASDHVQIERVAVNEPVDAVPPVRQEGNVTIVPVLEEVLVLERRLMLKEEIHIRRVHTTERHRESVTLRRQEAVISRSPAEPPPE
- a CDS encoding DUF2382 domain-containing protein encodes the protein MAYQTIVAVFDTADQADAAVKALKAAGFADADISVFDKTRLTNNGKGSLSEPGLWNRIFGDDIFEHEATVYKQAIDRGGAVVSLRTVDNEVAHATGILDLHRPIDVHDRAITSGIAPAAFVETAAKTAAAAPLPSDQKVAVTPKLADAHNDVLRLAEEQLNVGKQMVETGRTRVRRFVTERPVSADVTLHEEHADVIRKAVTDPTYVGDIDWADNTIEVVETAEHALVNKTARIVEEVSLKLTGSDHVETVHDKVRRQQVEVERVPAGAMSPAGTQTSPMAAKPM
- a CDS encoding transporter substrate-binding domain-containing protein; this translates as MSKLSSTRRGAAPPSVSRLAILVATFWLFLPGVGFCQVAEQPTSPSATATLTVGTKEAPPFAMKTPSGEWEGISIDLWRRIADELGLKYQFKEESLPGLLKGSADGSLDAAVGALTITAEREQRFDFSQPFYETGLSIAVHKEHMNWWSVIQSIFSKNLLLGVLGLLGVLMTVGTILWLLERRKNHHFDGGLAGFFSGLLWSATTAAGHPHHKAPNTIAGELLAIAWMLTSVLLISTFTALIASALTTTQLRGTIHGVDDLRSVRVGTVNGSEAGDYLHGQRINFRPFTDLNSGLAALKDRQIDAFVYDRPLLAWQITRNFPDSLQLLQPVFDKQTYGIAMPTGSKLREAIDRVILSETRSDWWEKTTFRYIGESPGHRAEPPSEVALFGHRHH